The sequence below is a genomic window from Dromaius novaehollandiae isolate bDroNov1 chromosome 7, bDroNov1.hap1, whole genome shotgun sequence.
CAAAGCATCGTGGATATACAGACTACTAGTAAACTAAGTAAGGCAAAAAGAATTCAATGTACACATAGAAGTATCAAAATAACTGTACACACACAAACCATATTGCAGCACATATATACAAGAGGTATGAAACACTTACCTACCCAGGAGAGCACCACTTGTTTTGGTTCACCTCAGTTCTGAACATTTGCTGGCCTGTTTCCCACTGCCTATATTTATTTGACTTGACACCTCTGTCCAATTGCAATATAGCCCAACCTCACCACCCTTATcaaaatcccccccaaaacatTCTGTTTATAATGAGGATGTATTATTCAAAATGCATGTGACATAGTTCTTAGAACTGGCTTTCTCTGTGTTAAATACACAAAAacctatatattttaaaacaaaacaatttcctCAACCTCCCAAAGAGAAGAGACAAAGTCCATGGGAAATATAAGATGCAGTTATATAACTGAAACATTATCTAAGGTATACGCACAAGGAATAGAAAGTAGATTATCTACATTACTcattctgccttttcctcttctgcatgcTCGACTGTGCATCATTAGAATTCTTTATATGCAATTTACTATCTCTTCGATTTTCTAATGCCAGGAATTTAGCCTCAAAATTTCTTGTCAGTACCaagtacagctcatgtgctgtcCTACCCTTTCCATCTCCCAGTTTGTTTAAATTAATGTATTGCAATACAGTGAAAATACCCTATATTGGCACTTGCTGCCTACACAAAGAGAGGAAGTCTTCTGTTTGATGGTATCAATGACTAAAGTGTCTCACTTTGATGACAGTATCTGATGTCAAATATTGCTGGGTTTTGTGCAGTACTTTTCTCTCTCGTACAGATGCACATCATTTGACATCCTGCACTAAGTACACTGGTTGTCACCCTTTACATGATGTCAACCCCTGATTTATACTAAAAGCATCACCAGCACCAGCTTTTCAAAAATGAGTAATACCAGTTTGCAACAGTAATGAGCATCACCTGCTGATGCACCGGGCATCCTTTATGTCGCATGTAGACGAGTGTTTTAAGGGACTGCCAGAGATTTTACATTAGCTCAAAGAGAGTGAGGGAGAAAAAAGCTGCTGGTTTGAGCATACCCAAACATCAATGTTTCACTTTGCCTTCCCACCCTGCTTACCATTCGTGCCCCTGAGGCTTTGCAGGACACGGACTGCGCAGCCAGGCTGAGCCTATAGGGCAGCTTTGTGAATCTCTCCCTGTCCAGATAGCTCACTTTTCCTTGAGGGTGGCTCACCCATCCGCAAGGCCcattttttgatttaatttatgagagcacagaggctcctgccctgcagggcctGCTGCTCGTCAAGGGTCTACAACGGCTCAGACAGCACGCCGCGGCTTGCCGGAGATGCGAAGACCcagctctgttcttttttttttttcttgttgagcTGAGAAACAAGTTCCGAGGCTGCTCCCGGGGGCAGGCGGGAACGGGCAGGGAAGCGGCGGCAAAGCCCCGAAAGGTCGAGAAGCACCTGCGCCGCCGCCAACGGGCACAACAGCACGCGCTCCCTCACTCCCACATTAGCCCCGCCCATTCTCCCCTCCGATTGGCTCCTCGGCGATCCTTCTCCGCCAATTCCTGACCGTGCCCCGTAGCaccgcccctccgccttcccgcgcgggccgccgccggcgcctAGCGAGGCCGTGAGGGGGGGCGGGGTAGGGCGGCCGTTAGCTCCGCCCCTTTCCTAACGGCCGCCGCGTCTGTCAACCAGGCCGGCTCGGGATTGGTCGGCGCGGGGCGTGTGCCCCCCCCgcctggggagggggcagagcgGGACGGCGCGCggcccctccttcccccccccgcgTCGGGGCTGGGGCGATGGCGAGgtcgggggctgcgcggccgtgCAAGGTgcgtggggggccgcggggggagggggccgccggctgggttttggggggggggggtcatctACAGCCCCTTTTTGGGTGGAGCCGGGCCTCAGCCCTCTCTTCAGGTAGTGTTTTAGGCGCCTGCTTTTGTGGCTGGGGTTTTGTGTTGCGGTTGCCGAGtgcagcgcggcgggggcccTACTGCTGGTGCGGGTTAGTCCCCTTAGGCGCTACGTTTCTTTCGTTTTCCTGGGTTTGGGCCAGCAGCCTTTCCCCAGTGCTCAGTGGGCTTATTTGTACCAGTAAGGTGTGTTGCATCAAGCTTTTTCCCTCAGGTGTTCTTCCACCTAGATATATCAGTGATTTTGTAAGTATTTGAACTATGATGGTAGCTTACACATAAAATCCCCACAGTTTAGGTGCTTATTTTCGTTTAGATAAGTAGAGAACTGAGAGAATTCCAGGCTCGATTTCAGTCTGGAAAGTCTGTCTGCTCTTGTGCTTGTCCACGTCGTTTCCATTAAGTGAACTGCTGCATTTGTAGAATGGCACTGAAGTTAATAAAGCTTTGTGCTGTGTAGGGCTTGGTTTGTGGAGTGAAAAATGCAAGATTCAGGCCCTAGTGGTTGTGGTGGGCTCCTTCCTTGCACTCAGAGCTGTAAATTAACTTTAACTGACCTTTCTCAGGAGAAGTTCTTGAAATTAATGATGTATGTTATTCTTCAATTATActgtgaaaatatttcatgaaagtcAAAGTTATTTCTATAATCAGCAGGTACTGTCTTCTGGAAGACTAGCAGGAGCGGCCAAGTtaacaaatggaagaaaacagtaagacctTAGTCATGATTACTACGTAAGATCGTGTGTACATGTGAGCATTTGGGAGCCTCATACCTGTCGTACCTCACAACTAGCCAAAAATTCTTTGCATGTATCAAAAAAGGTTCTTAGCAGGAAGGCAGTACTGCCCATGAATAAACAAGACTCGAACTGAATAGGAGTTCTGCTTGTGTAAACACAGGGTTGAATATCTATGTTGTGTGTTATTTATAAAAGATTGAATTTGTATAGTTACTAGCCTCATGTGAGATTGTTGAATAAAGACTGAATTCTCCTTTGAGATAAATTGTTAATATCTGCTAATACATTTGTTGCAGCAATACAGAtggactttaaaaaaaggaaaaggtattttGTTTCTTGATAAAACACAGTTCCTGTTTTTCTAGTTTGCTATTACTGaataaaagtaactttttttttctttctactttgctGCTTATAAGGGAGATAGTATGAACAgtgaatttgacttttttttttttccctcccccaggTTTGGCTTAAAAAAAGGCTATCATTCTGATGCGGAGTCTGGATACTCTCTCTATTCAACAGACTCTGAAGATCAGGTAATTATTGACTTTTTAACACCATCATCTCTGTTAATTTAGAGAGAAAGGAGTACCTtggataataaaagaaaaacaggataatTCAGATAGTACTGCATCTGGACTAGAAATAGCAAATTTGCAAAGCCAACTGAAGTGTTTAAACTACATAATGCAGATACATTTATGTTGGCTTTGTGTGGAGTGAATTGGGCTCTGACAGAGCTTATTAAGGCACAGGATCTATTTTATGAACACATCCATGCTGTTTACACTATAGAGCTGGCCCTGGCAGATATGCAGCCATACTTGTGAGGTGCTGTGCCAAAAAGAATAAGTGATATACGGTcaatgctgctgttcttgtgTAACACTGAGTTAGTTTATCTCCAGACTAATAATATCCTGTGGATAATAGTTTAGCTGTTCATACAAATAACAGTAAAAAAATATGCacaattagaaaacaaaatctgcCAAATGGACATGCATGCAACAACACaatttaagttttttttgtaaaaattatgCATTTGCAAAGTTTGCAAGCTTTCATGAAATTGCAAAGTCATATATGGGTAAAATTTTTTGCTCATTATCACAGTTACTTTTTTTAGATGACAGAGTGAGAAACAGTCCCTCCTAAAATAGTATCttggtttactgaaagaaaacagtGATACTTATTTTTCTGACTTCCGTATTCTTTGTGCAGGTTGATACCATTCATAATGGACTTGACCGTTGTGCAGCTTTACTGcagaatattttacaaaatgaggCTACAGGTTGTATCTATTGAAAATTTAAGTTATATTTTTAGTTTCTGTAAGACTTTTGTTTTGTGGACTGACTTTTTGTTTCAAATAATATTAGGAAGAGAGACTATCCATAAACAACCTGGGAGAACCACTTCTGTTAAAACTATTTCCAAGCCTTTGATAACCAAAGGAAATACTTCCAAGAAGAAGGGgttgaaaaaaaatgttgctgctACACATGTGCGAAAAGAAATTGGTAAGTGGATTTTcatgtgtttgcttttttctcaaTATTGATTTACACTGTGtaatttttttgattaaatgTGTATTGATTACTACCTTGCCTACACAGTTGGTCACATCATAATGTTATctattttatcttgttttaacTTTtagttaataaaagaaaaatgactggggcttcattttctgtaatttaaattaataaatcCAGAGGGACTTAAATTCCGGTATATATGGTGCTTAACTTATTGAGGAGATCCATCATAGTTTCAGATAATTGTTGTCTTTTGTTATAGGTGGATCCAGGGATAGATCCATAAAGGATGTAGGCATTACTTATTACCTCTGGAAAcctgaaatattttaacaattACTAGAATTCACAGCTGTTTGAGCTCTATGTATAATGAAGAAAATTGGGCATGTTTCCAAACACCAACATCATCAGGTCCAGCTAGTAGGAAATGATAGGAGGAGAATGGTGATACCCACACTCTATTTCTCCTGGGGAGTTAAGCACCACAGTGCATCTCTTTAGCATACACAGCTATAAACTGCCCTGGAGATAGGTGTCCCTTCAAGCTTTTCTCACAGATCACAATTTCTAGAAATAGGAAAGTGTTATAATATATAATAAGAAGAAGTCATATGATTTAGTGACCAGAGCACTTGAACAGAAAACAAGATCAAGTATTGTAGGCAGAGTGGCTCTCAGTTGAAAATACTtcacttttaaaaagtgtttctctccctctccacccTACTTCCTTTCTGTGATGTCTAATCTGGCAGGCATGATGTGGGAATGCTTGCAGGCAGGACTTGTAGACTAGTAAGTAGCAGAATGCTTATTTTGGGAATTACAGAAGGTGGACATATAGCTAGTGTCTTTCTAGCACTGTAAAAAATAGGGTGGTCTTGATTATAACCAGCAGGAGAAATTTACGTTTGGACTGTGCTTTAGTACGGGTTATTGCCAAGGGCCTAAAAGATTAGGGAGCGGCTAAGCGGAGACTTTAAGAATTGTATTTTAGAATTGGCCTTCTGTAGGATTAAATTTCTGTGCTTCCTTTAAGGACAGCAGTCTGTTCAGCTGGTGTGTATTGCTGTAtcaagagaagaggagaaaaaaaaagatggattagTTTGCTGCTGGATAAAAGTCAGACTAGAATCTTAGGTGTaggggcttgggtttttttgttttgttttggtttttttactgttttttaaaggaatatacCTGCCAGAGTCTGCCTGATAACACTCTGGGTTTATGTAGATCAAGAAGATGGACAGCCTCagctgttttggttttcttctctctATAGTGCCAGTATCAAATAGGAAACACGCATCATCCAACACACCTTCTACTGGGAAAGAACTTTCCAGTGCAGCACAGAATCAGCCAGTTCAACCAATTCATGTGCCTTGCAGTCAACACACTCCTGTGATGCATCAAAAATTATGTGAGCACGTGCAAACTCAGATGGCTCTGATAACTGGCCAACCATCGCAGAGCAGTAATGAAACTCCTACTGTAACTCCTTATTCTGCTTCAAATGTGGGTAAGTGAAAATACTACTTTAGAGCCTGCTCTCTTTACTGCAGATTGCCCTGATCTGTGACAATGttactttctttcatttcaggTTGTCAAAATGTTACAGCTCTTAATTATCAATTGTCTACTTCCACACCTGCTCTGTCCCTGCAGCATTCAGCTAACCCTTTATCTACTTGGTCTGTGAGTAAAAGTTTGATTCAGATTAttaataaatttttaaattaGCACTGCTTCTTtagttatatttatttaaatatacagattttctttttttaattttccttaagGGAGAAAAAATTACACATCTCAACCTATAGTAATGAACAGAATAAGTAATGACAGAAAATACTGctatgtaaaatacattttatgtgGAGATCAAAAAATGAAATTGGGGCATTTCCACTGGCTGTATTTATTGtttctgtattgtgaattctgTAGTGAACAGCAGTCATAGAAGGTGCAGGAAATTACTCATTACTGTTAATAATTACATTCTCAACAATGCATATTAGGATCATTAATCAACTCCAGACTAAAGAAATCATATCTTTCATGTAATTGTAAGATTATCCCTGCTAATGATCAAGCTGACTGTTTCTTCAGATACTGTGTAGTATCTTAGagccacattttaaaatacttatgtATTTCAGGgtataaaataaaactaatggAGAGTACCAACTGCCACCTTGGGAAATGTGGTAAAGGGCTTTCACCTTGAAACTGTAGACTTACCTTCTATCTGCAGGCAGTCCATGTATAGTTAGCGCTCTCCTTCACTTTTAAGAAATTCATCTACTTAAATTAATGAAAGGTAACagtgttttgttgggttttttttctttttttcccccgtcCTTCCCTGTTCTAGTTGAATTCAAGGAATGAGTACTtatacaacaaacaaaaaaaagagactttttttttccttgcaaaacaaCTCAGTATGAACTGTGTTTTAATGTTGCCAATAACTTTTAAGGTAAAGATATTCAAAAGTAGATTTACATCTAAATTTGTAAATTGGGAAATCATGCAATTAAGCCAGAAAGAATTATAGGGTTTTTTCACATATATTGCAAAGAATGATCAAGACTAGATTGAATGAGACAAGTTTCTTTAACACTTAAACTGCGTGTTAATTTTTTGCTTAATATGAATATTGTTTATCCAGGATGTTCCTGCAGACAGTAGCAATGAATGTGGGCCCCAGATGGGAGGAACCATGGTTTGCCCAGTAGTTTCTAATCCTACTGCCACTACTGCACAAATACAGTCTGCCACTGCTCTTCCTGGTGTGATGCCTTGTATAGGATCAGGTGCATCAAGTAACTCTACAGTGCCTACATTCATTCCATCATCTTCTGGCAAAGACACCACCCCAAACCAAGAGCAATGGATAAAAGAAGCAGAGTTGATAAGATGTATACAGGCTCACCTGGCCTTGTTACAACCACATGAAATGAACAGCAGGACTGGACAAAAGCATCTTCGTCAATGTCCAGCACAACATAGTGTCTCAAGTAATAAGGAAGAGGACACTTCCGAAGAACACAGTGGGGACACAATCAGTGAAGGAGAGGAACTGAATGTACTTGACACAGCCCCAGTGAGAGAGACAAGCTGTCAGACAAGTTTTGTCAAGAAAGTTCTAAAACCTAAAAGAGAAAGTCCAGAAAAAACAGCCCATAAAGTCAGAACAGTAAAATATCTTTTGGGAGAGCTCAGAGCACTGGTAGCAGACCAAGGTAAAGACGTTTTCACTGTGCAGTAGAGTGATTACATAAAAATAACATGAGCTATGTTAAAGGAATGAGCACTCTTCAAGTTGTATGTGCCAGATGATATGTGACTACTGAGTGTTTTTTCACACCTTTGTCTTCAAGAGTTTCATGTTTCACTGTGTATAAGTATTAAATGATCATAACCACTAGGACAAAGTTCTCGTTTCATGTACAATGTTGTGCTCTGAGAGTTGATCAGGAAGGAGTTTTGGCAGATTGCAACAGCAATCCACCAAGTTTGACCGGAGAGCTAATTGGTGATGATTTATCAAGCACCTAACACACAGTTTTCATAGTCAAGCTTGTAAGTTTTGAATAAATAAAGATAGGCAGTCAAAATAAAGACaggttttgtttaaaagaataaatactATTACACCACTTTGTAGGTTGCTGTCACATTAGagttttttctgtggttttttttttttctcccctcttgcAGATGATTCAGAAATGTTAAGGTTGATGAGTGAAATAGAAGACAGTATTTCATTGCTCCCAGCTGTAGTGGAAAGTACAAATATACAAGCTGAAATAGCGCTAGCTCTACAGCCTCTCAGAAGTGAAAATGCCCAGCTGCGTAGGTTAGTAACTGTTCAATGATTCTGTATTTACTCCGAAAATGCCTAAAACATCTTTAACTGAAGTGTTCTGAATTGCATGTTCTGGCATTGTTATGGTGTAAACTTTGTCATATCATTCTTGTCTGTGCAGTATTTATATATTACCAGCTGTGTTGGTATGGCTATATAGCTTCAAAAACTACTTAACATATAAGCACTGAAACAAGATTTCAATTAATACTGAAGTTCCAGTAGCATCAGTTTTTGCCAAATAGTAGTCTTTTGCTTGAAAAATGGATAACCAAGTGAGATGGGGCAAGTCATAAAGCAGCTGCAAAACTCTTATATGTCTGGTTGCATTCCCCTGTAAGATGGCAGTAATACTTACTATTTTACAAAAGTACTTCGAAGTTTAATGCATTCTTGTAAAGTGTTTTGAGAGtccatttaaaatacattgcCATCTCTTCCATAATTGGGCCTTTTTCTAAGTGGGGCATTCTGGCTGAAAACCTCACTATTAAGATAGCTAGCCTGCTTGTAGTCTTTATGTACTCTATTCTTACTAGCAGAAATGGAGCTCATTTCAGGAGACCTCTTGAATATATAGCTGGATAGCACTTTACTTCAGAGGAGAGGGCAATATATCTACCAGAACTTGCAAAGGGTCTGTTGTGTTGAAGAAAGATAGGAATGCAGGAAAATGCATCATTAAAACTTTTTAGTACTTCTAAATATTTCTAGCTTCTAAGTTATATTTCTAAAACTTCTATGTATTTCtaaaatttctgtatttctaaaacatttttatgcttCTAAAATAAGTAGACACTTCTTCCAAACTAATACAAAATGTAGTGGGTTTGAACTTACTCTGAACTTTCTGAATATGGGCTTTTTCATAATTCACATTTAGGAGACTAAGAATATTAAACCAGCAACTCAGGGAACGAGAGAGAAATGAGAAGACATCTGGACGGAACTGCAACTATGAATGTAAAGTACTAATACAGAATGATGCTTGTAGGGGCAATTTGTGTTAAGGTTTAAATAGAAACAgctatatatataaagatatagatACATCTATGTATTAGATATTTAAATAACAGTGTGTATTcatgctgccactggcctttagTGGCAACTGAAGTAAGTGATGTGGGTCTGATCATGCAACTGCATCTATAGGCATGGATTTGTGCCTGTTTAGAACTCCACATAGACAGAGAATCAGATGTTCAGCTACAGAGCAGATTAATTTTATCCCTCTTACAATGCTTATATCCTTCTTACAATGAGGATGACATGCTAGACAACTAAGAAGGAAACTTACGTTTTATCTTcccatctttaaaaacaaaaaaaacttcttCTATGTTTAAGCCAAAGTCCTATTACcaagtttatttaaaaacttaGTTCAATGTAGAAATCCCAAAATTGTAGACAAAACACTTAAACTTTCTATGTTTTTCTCCTGGTAGTAGTTTCTCTGCAGTCCCTGAATATGATGCTCCAGAGTCAATTGAAAGAATCACTAAAAGGCCTTGAGTCACTGCAAGCTAAAAATGAAgaactatttaaaataatagaaagtcagaaagaagaaaataaacatgttGCAAAAAATATCCAAGATAAAGATAAAGAATTGcttgaaaacaaacagcaatacgACATCCATACCACCAAGCTCAAGATTGGTATGTGTTTTGAATGTGTTTATTCTTCATTCAATGTTTTTAAACTTAATAGAAATGATTAGCTAAATTCTACTTGGCATTTTAGAAGTGGAAGAGGCACTAGCAAACATGAAGAGCCTTCAGTTTAAGCTGGaagcttcagagaaagaaaatcagattttggGCATAACATTACGTCAGCGTGATGCAGAAGTTAACAGACTGCGTGAGTTAACCAGGTACTGTTGACTAAGCTATTTCTTTTGCCTCTTgacatcactttttctttttttctctattttggaTTACCGTAATCTTAATACTACACCAGCATTATGTAGGTCAAAACCTCTCTTTCTATTTTTGTTATGATAGTACTTTAACTTTGTTAAAATAGAGCTCCAGTGCTCCAATTAGTGTTCTGTTGTAAAGTCTTTTGGAACCTGACATAATTTATGCAAAGTTTTAGCTCACATAGCAGGCCTGCCAATAAGGAGCTCCAAGAAAAGTGGATGGATCTGGAAACTGATACTTGAAGCTGTAGTATTTGGAGACTAGCTCTTAACCTTAATTAAGGAgggatttctctttttccttataTTGGCTTAGAAATCACTCCTTATGAAAAGAGCTTGCAGCACAGTCTGCTTTCAGGACCAACAGAGAGCTCTTCCTATAGGAATGAGCAGTCCAATCCTTAACTGCACATACCTTTGAAGTAGATTACACCCAGATATTATTTATGGATGTAGGTGGGAGCTCTTGGACCACTGAATTAAGGTGGCATTACTCACAAATTTTGGAGAACTATGCTATATGGTCTTTCATGTATATGGCAGCAAATTGGGAGGCTTAGGGGGCCTTTTGGATATGCAAAAGTGGTATGTACCTAAAATTTGTTTGTACATTATGTGCACAGGAAGTTGAATGGTTGCCTGTTCTGTTGTTTATAGTTGATACTGATTTGAATGGCACAATATTTTTAAtcagcactttttatttttttagtagaAGTTTATACTCATTACACTTTTCTGTAACTATTAAATACTGACCACCAGGTGGTGGTATAATGATATCTTATTACATGTGTATTTGTATGTGCTGTATACATAAGcattaaatgttcattttttgctacagatggtaaaaaaaaaaaatgtagaaaagtttcttttattaaatctcttctttttaatatattcctTTGATGCAGTgggaaaaataatttggaaaagttTTCTCATTGATTTTTCAAAAGCTATTTCTATATGGTTTTTAAGAGCTTCTTGCTGTCAAATTATTTTGTAGTACTCAAAGCAGTACTCAAATCCAGAATAATTTCAAAAACTTTGCTGTTTTGTgctcttttaattattttatgggCACATTTCTCTGAGTTGAAAATGGAAATTCAAGAAACTTGGAATTGATTCATGTTTACATTAATATTTTGTGCTATCATACTCACTTATATGGGTTATAACTTCACTGAAGTCTAATTAAATCTAATATTTTGGGTTTATatgaacatttttgaaaaatagttgCTAAATAAAGTAATTAACTTGATGAATTGATCTTAACAGAACCTTGCAGGGCAGTATGGCCAAGCTTCTGTCTGACCTCACAGTAGACAATATCAGACCAAAACCTGAAAAAGGTCTCTCGAAGTCTCTTTTGGAAGACTATGAGAAGCAGATGCAGTCTGATCCATTTCCTGTGAGTACTTCAGTAATGACTTATCTTAAAAAATTAGACACTGATCATATTTTGACAGACACAGAACCTCAGTTCTCAAACAAAAGTGGGGAATTAGAAGTGCTAAATCTAGCCTATGGAAAGTTTGCTGCTGAAGGAACTAAAATAAACAGTACATTCTCAGAAGAAGAAACCACGGCTCCAAG
It includes:
- the CCDC14 gene encoding coiled-coil domain-containing protein 14 isoform X2, with protein sequence MARSGAARPCKVLSSGRLAGAAKLTNGRKQFGLKKGYHSDAESGYSLYSTDSEDQVDTIHNGLDRCAALLQNILQNEATGRETIHKQPGRTTSVKTISKPLITKGNTSKKKGLKKNVAATHVRKEIVPVSNRKHASSNTPSTGKELSSAAQNQPVQPIHVPCSQHTPVMHQKLCEHVQTQMALITGQPSQSSNETPTVTPYSASNVGCQNVTALNYQLSTSTPALSLQHSANPLSTWSDVPADSSNECGPQMGGTMVCPVVSNPTATTAQIQSATALPGVMPCIGSGASSNSTVPTFIPSSSGKDTTPNQEQWIKEAELIRCIQAHLALLQPHEMNSRTGQKHLRQCPAQHSVSSNKEEDTSEEHSGDTISEGEELNVLDTAPVRETSCQTSFVKKVLKPKRESPEKTAHKVRTVKYLLGELRALVADQDDSEMLRLMSEIEDSISLLPAVVESTNIQAEIALALQPLRSENAQLRRRLRILNQQLRERERNEKTSGRNCNYELVSLQSLNMMLQSQLKESLKGLESLQAKNEELFKIIESQKEENKHVAKNIQDKDKELLENKQQYDIHTTKLKIEVEEALANMKSLQFKLEASEKENQILGITLRQRDAEVNRLRELTRTLQGSMAKLLSDLTVDNIRPKPEKGLSKSLLEDYEKQMQSDPFPVSTSVMTYLKKLDTDHILTDTEPQFSNKSGELEVLNLAYGKFAAEGTKINSTFSEEETTAPRILPALLKQDRETVSDSETLLDDQNKLDETIYIPLTSSASKKQLPISERTGMQPQIRGACKMLDFNYELSNSEQQNGCEVSKDPTILDKLSAGYSLKKTIENTLEATGNTVKLEGDKVQTRPEDIPSRAAKDFTDKPDQPQLGTYPRVPVLFHKENSQKKGSEISDLSSVSFDDMSGKSEWSASSFSTFTSRDEEDFKNGLAALDANIARLQRTLQNSIMKQ
- the CCDC14 gene encoding coiled-coil domain-containing protein 14 isoform X1 yields the protein MARSGAARPCKQVLSSGRLAGAAKLTNGRKQFGLKKGYHSDAESGYSLYSTDSEDQVDTIHNGLDRCAALLQNILQNEATGRETIHKQPGRTTSVKTISKPLITKGNTSKKKGLKKNVAATHVRKEIVPVSNRKHASSNTPSTGKELSSAAQNQPVQPIHVPCSQHTPVMHQKLCEHVQTQMALITGQPSQSSNETPTVTPYSASNVGCQNVTALNYQLSTSTPALSLQHSANPLSTWSDVPADSSNECGPQMGGTMVCPVVSNPTATTAQIQSATALPGVMPCIGSGASSNSTVPTFIPSSSGKDTTPNQEQWIKEAELIRCIQAHLALLQPHEMNSRTGQKHLRQCPAQHSVSSNKEEDTSEEHSGDTISEGEELNVLDTAPVRETSCQTSFVKKVLKPKRESPEKTAHKVRTVKYLLGELRALVADQDDSEMLRLMSEIEDSISLLPAVVESTNIQAEIALALQPLRSENAQLRRRLRILNQQLRERERNEKTSGRNCNYELVSLQSLNMMLQSQLKESLKGLESLQAKNEELFKIIESQKEENKHVAKNIQDKDKELLENKQQYDIHTTKLKIEVEEALANMKSLQFKLEASEKENQILGITLRQRDAEVNRLRELTRTLQGSMAKLLSDLTVDNIRPKPEKGLSKSLLEDYEKQMQSDPFPVSTSVMTYLKKLDTDHILTDTEPQFSNKSGELEVLNLAYGKFAAEGTKINSTFSEEETTAPRILPALLKQDRETVSDSETLLDDQNKLDETIYIPLTSSASKKQLPISERTGMQPQIRGACKMLDFNYELSNSEQQNGCEVSKDPTILDKLSAGYSLKKTIENTLEATGNTVKLEGDKVQTRPEDIPSRAAKDFTDKPDQPQLGTYPRVPVLFHKENSQKKGSEISDLSSVSFDDMSGKSEWSASSFSTFTSRDEEDFKNGLAALDANIARLQRTLQNSIMKQ
- the CCDC14 gene encoding coiled-coil domain-containing protein 14 isoform X3, with protein sequence MEENSKTLVMITTFGLKKGYHSDAESGYSLYSTDSEDQVDTIHNGLDRCAALLQNILQNEATGRETIHKQPGRTTSVKTISKPLITKGNTSKKKGLKKNVAATHVRKEIVPVSNRKHASSNTPSTGKELSSAAQNQPVQPIHVPCSQHTPVMHQKLCEHVQTQMALITGQPSQSSNETPTVTPYSASNVGCQNVTALNYQLSTSTPALSLQHSANPLSTWSDVPADSSNECGPQMGGTMVCPVVSNPTATTAQIQSATALPGVMPCIGSGASSNSTVPTFIPSSSGKDTTPNQEQWIKEAELIRCIQAHLALLQPHEMNSRTGQKHLRQCPAQHSVSSNKEEDTSEEHSGDTISEGEELNVLDTAPVRETSCQTSFVKKVLKPKRESPEKTAHKVRTVKYLLGELRALVADQDDSEMLRLMSEIEDSISLLPAVVESTNIQAEIALALQPLRSENAQLRRRLRILNQQLRERERNEKTSGRNCNYELVSLQSLNMMLQSQLKESLKGLESLQAKNEELFKIIESQKEENKHVAKNIQDKDKELLENKQQYDIHTTKLKIEVEEALANMKSLQFKLEASEKENQILGITLRQRDAEVNRLRELTRTLQGSMAKLLSDLTVDNIRPKPEKGLSKSLLEDYEKQMQSDPFPVSTSVMTYLKKLDTDHILTDTEPQFSNKSGELEVLNLAYGKFAAEGTKINSTFSEEETTAPRILPALLKQDRETVSDSETLLDDQNKLDETIYIPLTSSASKKQLPISERTGMQPQIRGACKMLDFNYELSNSEQQNGCEVSKDPTILDKLSAGYSLKKTIENTLEATGNTVKLEGDKVQTRPEDIPSRAAKDFTDKPDQPQLGTYPRVPVLFHKENSQKKGSEISDLSSVSFDDMSGKSEWSASSFSTFTSRDEEDFKNGLAALDANIARLQRTLQNSIMKQ
- the CCDC14 gene encoding coiled-coil domain-containing protein 14 isoform X4 encodes the protein MFGLKKGYHSDAESGYSLYSTDSEDQVDTIHNGLDRCAALLQNILQNEATGRETIHKQPGRTTSVKTISKPLITKGNTSKKKGLKKNVAATHVRKEIVPVSNRKHASSNTPSTGKELSSAAQNQPVQPIHVPCSQHTPVMHQKLCEHVQTQMALITGQPSQSSNETPTVTPYSASNVGCQNVTALNYQLSTSTPALSLQHSANPLSTWSDVPADSSNECGPQMGGTMVCPVVSNPTATTAQIQSATALPGVMPCIGSGASSNSTVPTFIPSSSGKDTTPNQEQWIKEAELIRCIQAHLALLQPHEMNSRTGQKHLRQCPAQHSVSSNKEEDTSEEHSGDTISEGEELNVLDTAPVRETSCQTSFVKKVLKPKRESPEKTAHKVRTVKYLLGELRALVADQDDSEMLRLMSEIEDSISLLPAVVESTNIQAEIALALQPLRSENAQLRRRLRILNQQLRERERNEKTSGRNCNYELVSLQSLNMMLQSQLKESLKGLESLQAKNEELFKIIESQKEENKHVAKNIQDKDKELLENKQQYDIHTTKLKIEVEEALANMKSLQFKLEASEKENQILGITLRQRDAEVNRLRELTRTLQGSMAKLLSDLTVDNIRPKPEKGLSKSLLEDYEKQMQSDPFPVSTSVMTYLKKLDTDHILTDTEPQFSNKSGELEVLNLAYGKFAAEGTKINSTFSEEETTAPRILPALLKQDRETVSDSETLLDDQNKLDETIYIPLTSSASKKQLPISERTGMQPQIRGACKMLDFNYELSNSEQQNGCEVSKDPTILDKLSAGYSLKKTIENTLEATGNTVKLEGDKVQTRPEDIPSRAAKDFTDKPDQPQLGTYPRVPVLFHKENSQKKGSEISDLSSVSFDDMSGKSEWSASSFSTFTSRDEEDFKNGLAALDANIARLQRTLQNSIMKQ